A stretch of DNA from Juglans microcarpa x Juglans regia isolate MS1-56 chromosome 5D, Jm3101_v1.0, whole genome shotgun sequence:
ATTTCAGATTCCAACCGAATAAACGAAACTTGGAATatgaaaaggagagaaaaattgCAAGAGCTGTGGTACTTACGGAGAGGAAGGAGGTGCTACGTTTCGGGTTAGCATTTTCCGGTGGCCGAGCTGTCGTTGTTGCTATACTTACGATTTGGAgtggaggggaggggaggggataGATATACGATATGATTATAGTGTAAAGATACCGCACGCTCTTGACGCCGCCACCTCCCaattataaggaaaatgatttacacactgttatgccatgtaaaacatcttataaaacattataacatcattttattctttattttataataatgttgtgtaatatattgtgtatatatcattattcaattaaaatagaCAATGAtacatctcatttattattattttactataagattttttttattttttattttagatttgaatctaaattaaaaatctcataacTGTTATATATTCTtacataatctataaaaaaatattttcgtgTGTGCGTGGCTATCCATCAGAGATTGTTGCTAACTATTACATTTGCATACTTCTATTTTTCCATCCCAAGCTATGAATCGGTGCTTCTTGCTAACTATTACATTTGTATTACAGTTGCTAACCATGGATAGACTTCCCGCTAACCAATTATCACTATCCATTCTCCACAACGTTGTTCAAGACTGAGGTTGCGAACGACGATGGCAAAGAGATTAGCTTTGACTTACCTATGAGTTATAGTGGTGATGAGTTCCAATATGAGGCGATTTCTGTTAAGAAATAAAGGGAATAACAATTTCATGTTGTTTTTCATTGATctcatacacatacatatacatgaATAGATGatttatacatggaaagaaaataatgtagatttacaaaaaattatgtaaCTGTCAAATGGCTGATTTGGTGGGATTGCTGAAATTGTGGGACATGGTATCTTGGTGCTGTAATACTCTCCCTCAAGTTGGCGCATGGAGATCTATAATGACCATCTTGCGagacaaatgatgaaaaagatCACGACACAAGGCTTTGATGAAGATATATGTGATTTGCTCAGAAGAGGGAAGGTGGGCGGTGGTGAAGAGACCGGAACAGAGTTTGTCACGGACAATGTGGCAGTCTATCTCAATATGTTCGATGCCCTCATGGAAAACATAATTGTGAGCAATGTAGAGAGCCGACTGATTGTCACAATAGAGGGTCATGGGAGCTTTGTGTGAGATGCTGAGATCGTGGAGAAGGTGTTGTAACCATACGAGTTCATAGGTGGTGACAGTCATGGCACGACATTCGGCTTCTGTAGAGGATCGAGCGACTGTAGTCTGTTTCTTAGTGTGCCACAAAATAGGACTAGATCCAAGAGTAATGAAGAAACCGGTGGTAGAGCGTCGAGTAGTGGGGCAGCTGGCCCATTCAGAGTCTGTGTAAGCACTAACGTGAAGATCaatagaggaagaaaaaaagatgtaTTGACCTGGAGTACCTTTAAGGTAGAGAAGGATACGGGTGGCAGCTGTCATGTGAGGAATCCGTGGAGCATGCATGAACTGGCTGAGAATATTCACTGGAAAGACTATATCAGGTCTAGTAATTGTGAGATAAATGAGACGTCCAACTAGTCGTCTGTAAGGAGCAGGATCAGGAAGTAGATCACCATCAGTATTGTTGAGCTTCAGGTTCTGTTCCATGGGAAAGGAAGAAGGGCGGGAGCCAAGTTATCCACTATCGGCAAGGATGTCCAGGACATATTTTCGCTGATTAAGAAAAATGCCTAAAGAGGATCGAGCAACTTCAAGTccaaggaaatatttgagaggGCCAAGATCCTTGGTTTTGAAGTGAGTGGAAATAACAGTCTTGAAGAAAGTGAGCTGAGAGAGATCATTACCAACGACCAggatgtcatcaacatacactAGAACAAACGTGAGATTAGTAGCAGTAATCAAGGTAAATAGAGAGTGGTCGGCCTGAGATTGAACAAAATTTGCAGTAAGAAGAACAGAtgttagtttaaaaaactaGTTTCGAGatgcttgcttgaggccatagagggATTTCCGGAGGTGGCATACGCGTGTCTCCCCCTTAATACAATAGCCGGGTGGTGGAGTCATGTAAACTTCTTCATCAAGTTCGCCATGCAAGAAAGCATTGTGAACATCCATTTGGTGAATGATCCAATTTTTTGTGGCAGCAACGGCGAGGACACAGCGGACTGTGGTCATCTTGGCTTCGGGAGCAAAAGTTTCATGATAGTCTATGCCTTCCACTTGAGTGTAGACTTTGGCTACGAGTCGGGCCTTGTGGCGCTCAATGGTGCCATCTGCTCagagtttggttttgaaaacccatttgcaaccgaTGGGTTTCTTACCAAGAGGAAGAGGTTCAAGAGTCCAAGTGAAGTTTTCTTCAAAAGCACGGAGTTCAGAGGCCATGGCTTCACACCAGTGGGAGTGGCGAGTGGCTTTTGAGTAGCAAGTAGGTTCAACAGATGCAATAAGAGcagttaaaaaagaataatgaacaAGTGAAAAATGACATTATGAATGAGAAGCAGATTATGGATGAGAAGCACCTGAGGACTGTGCAGCAGTTGAAGAAGCAATGGACTTCGTGGGTATAGGAGGACAAACATAATCAAGTAGGTATGCCGGACGAGTAATGTTGCGGCGGGGGCGAGAAGAAATAATGGTAGTGGGTGCAGACTCTGTAGATATGACCAGTGATGGAGTAGAAAGAGGAATAGGTTCTAGAACAGGTAAAGGAAGAATTGTGGGACTAGTGGGATGTGGAGTGGGAGGATTTTGGAAAGGGAATTGATCTTCCTGAAAGGTGACATTACGTGAATAAAAAATTGTAGCGTTTTCGAGGTTATATAACTTATAGGCTTTGCGGTTGCTAGGATAACCCAAGAAGATACAACGGGATGCTCTGGGTGAAAATTTATCTCTATGAGCAGTAAGAGTCTAAGCATAACAAAGACAACCAAACACACGTAGATGAGTGTAGTTGGGTGGAATTTTAAGAAGGAGTTGAAAAGGAGTTTGATTTTGAAGAGAGAGATTATGAGTCTTATTAATGAGATATGCAGCAGTAAGAACACATTCACCCCAAAATTTAAGAGGTAAATGTGCCTGAAAACGAAGGCTCCGAGTAACGTTTAGGAGGTGCCGATGTTTACGCtcagcaacaccattttgttgcggAGTTTCAACACAGCTACGTTCATGGATGATGCCGTGAGCATGAAAGTAGGTTGGGAGATTATGGGAAAGAAATTATTGGCCATTATCGGTTCGAATAATTTTAACCGAGGAATTGAACTGATTTTTAACAAGAGCGAAGAAATGCATTAAATGACTAAAAGTTTCTGATTTAAAACGCATTAAATAAATCCATGTAGTgcgtgaaaaatcatcaacaatagtcAGAAAATAATGTGCGCCACAAATAGAAGCGGTATGATAAccaccccaaatatcacaatatAATTGATTAAAAGGAATTGTACTTTTATTCGCATTGTCTGTTTTGAACGAGCACAAGTATCACAATGAGAAAGAGTACATGGACTATCAAAAATTTTAGGAATAGTAAAGCTAGAAGGATGACCTAGACGTTGATGCCATAGGGTCTTATTGTCAATATTGTGAACTGAGAAAGCAGCGGATTTTTGGGGCCGAAAAACATAGAGTCCATTGCAAGCTTCACCCGCTTCAATCAGCCTCTTCAACTGAAGGTcctgaaaaaaataagtagaatATGAGAAAATTGCTATGTAAGATAAATGGGTAGTGAGTTGAGGGACGAAGAGGAGATTAAAACGAAAAGCAGAGACATAAATGACATTATGTAGTGTGAGGGTTTCTGATAAAACAATGGAACCGATGCCTTCAACGGGAATGGAGGCTCCCGTGGGAAGTTGAATCGATCGAGCCATAGGTGGTTgttgaagatgagaaaaaaaggAACGGCAGTGGCTCATATGATCACTAGCACCATTGTCGATGATCCAATCCTGTTGTGGATCGAAAGAGCACGGCATCGTGGAGGAGTTACCAACGAAATTTGCAGTCGGAGCAGCAGGGCGAAGGAGGTTCATCAATTGCTGATAATTTTCTAGTGAGAGGCCTGGGACTGGGCTCGAGCTAGATCAGGCGAGGTTGGCAGCAGCAGGTCGTTTGCCAAGGATCGAGGGCTTGCGGTTGTTGCGTGGCTCACGGCCAGGAGGATAACCGATGATGAGCCAGCAACGGTGATGGGGTGTCCGTCTTTTCCACATTCTGTGCACTTGACTGGTGGTCGATTGGCGTGAGAAGTCCGAGCGGCAAGAGCAAGGTTCTCGGATGGCAATCGGGGAACTTGTAGCAGACGCTGTTGTTCCTCTTGGAAGAGAATGGAGAAGACTTTGTTGAGAGGTGGGAGAGGATCAGTGGCAAGAATTTGGGTTCGAAGAGCGGCGAACGAGTCGTTGAGTCCCAATAGAAACTGAAACACACGTTCGTCCTCAACTCTTTTTTCCAAGGTGTTGGCATCGGTGAGGGTTTGAAGGTTGCTGAGTTCATCCCATAATTGCTTGATGCTATTGTAGTAATCAGGGATGGAGAGCTGATTTTGGTGAAGATTGGATATTTCTCGTTTGAGATGGAAGAGACGAGCATTGTTGCCATGGCAAAACCGCGACTCAAGGTCGAGCCATACATCTCGAGGGTCATCATGGTAGTCCAGAGAATTGGCTAGGGAAGCGGTTATGGTGTTTAGGATCCAAGTGAGGACCATATCTTTGGTCCTGCTCCATTGAGCATAATCGTTGGAAGTATTGGATGGGGCTTTGAGGGTGCCATCAACAAAGCATAGTTTGTTTTTGGCATTGAGGGTTCGGCGAAGCGCACGTTGCCATTTGGGAAAAATATCTCTAATGAGATGGCCAGAGACAAAGATGAGGCTGGGAGAATCAGAGGGATGAAGGAGATATggggaggagggaggaggagcaTCGGCAGAGGAGGCCATTGGAAGCTATTGGAAGCTGAACAAAAGTATGTCAGGATCGATTTTGGCCTAATAccatgttaagaaataaaaggaataacAATTTTCGTGTTGTTTTCGATCGTCACCCTTATTATTCTCGTGTGTTCTCAATCAGGATTTAATATTACAATGCCACAACACAACAAAGGGTTGCACGGAGATCAGTATATTCTAGGAATTTTGAATGGTCATCCAAAATATTGTATTGACTTATTGTGAATGGAGGTTGTGACATTTCATGCATTATGCTTGTTACGTGGAAATCACTTGTTGGTTGATTATAGACGATCGATGTTCGTGGAAAAGTTGGTAGGCATGTTTTGCCTTCTAGTAAACCATGCACAGGACCAACGCATTGTGGGGAATCAGTTTCAACATTTTAGTAAAACCATTAATCTCCATGTGAGGATAGTGGTACATGCACTATGTGAGCTTGGAATATAAATTATTGCACAAACACACACAAGTGGAGGGCATCCTTCTATCGCAGGAAACTCCTAAAATAATCATTGGTTTGAGATAAGATTTTTCCAGTATTCTCGTACTTTAGTAACTAGATTTCATTACTTTTGCAACTACAATAAAATAGAAGCTAATGCATTAATTATGTACGCTCGTTTATGTGTTTGCAGTGATGCATTGGTGTGATGGACGACACCATAATATATGTGGTTGGACTAACTGATGTACGTGAGGCATATCGTAACCAATATGGGCGAATTGCTCAAAATGTGTTGTGTATATGTTACTTTGATATGAAGTTTACATTTTTCTACATGGGGTGGGAGGGAACATCTCATGATGCTCGCGTCTTTAACCATGCCTTGAGTTAACTTGAAGCCAATTTCCATGGCCAGCTGAGGGTAAACCTCCAATATTATTTAACTTTATAtatgatgttttttttaatatttttgttaatggGTTGTTAATTAACTGTGTTTTGGGTGAAATGTGTTCAGTTACTATTATCTACTTAATTCGACTTTTCCATGCACTCAAGAATTTATTCCCCCATATCCCAGAGAAATGTATCACATGAGTGATCGCCATAATCAGCATTTATTTAGGaggtgtatataaatatatatatatatatatatatatatatatagatatataaccTCTAAATGTTTGcttaagtggtaaaggccttggccTTGGGAGTATGTTCACCTCTCGTCTAAGGTTCAGATTTCCtcgggtgcaaacaatctctaagggtcattagaatgaaaaatattttccataaattacCTGAGATGAACTTGTGAGAATCTCCTTACTGAGAGTCAGTGAACCCTTGGGATTAGTTGAGATGTTGTTTTCGGGCACTCAGTGCAAATCAAAAAATTTAAGACTATAAAGATTGTTTTAATTATCGCCATTCGTCAATTCGTAATGTAATTGAACGCCATTTGGTGTGTTGAAAGatcgatttaaaattttaatgtttaatgCCTGTATATACCAAAGTTAGACAAAGGCTCATCGTTACAGCATGTTGTACTGTGCATAAGTTGATTAGAACGGTGACTCAAAAGGACTGATTATTTGAGAGATGAAGCAACATGCAACTCTCTCAAAATGCACATGGGGTTGCAACATGATCACTGAATCAACCCAAGCTATGAGTGCAATTAGGGATGAAATTGCAATACCTATGTGGGCAAATAGGAGTGGTCATTGAGCTTATATTTTTGGGCATGTATGAATTTTTGTCATGGTTGTAATGGTATAGTTcttattgaaatatataaacatttttcaatatttaattttgaattgaattggcgctttgaatattgatatttcataaatcttgtgtaatttgaattaaataaatttgaaataatctAAAGTTGAGAACTTTAACATCATTGGGAGAGACCTTTAATGgtatatttgttattgatattttataGGATTCCGATTtaaataattaaggaaaaaaataaggtttataatttttcaacttaTGACCGATAATTATAATTGTATATTCTATATTCATAATTGATaggaattttttaattacaacaAATGACCTTCAAAATAATTGGTAACTTTTCGTCCCTGCAATTAAAATTTATAGCTAATTTTTGGTGGAACCCACTCATAACTGTTATTTCTGGAGCCCTCACAGCtgattaaagaaattttttttgcaatCCTCCCATCAAAACACCATTTTCCCATGCTAGGTCCATTTCGTACTATCGAGCCATgctgtattattatttttgcatattttttatatattttactgaTGTAATTggtcaaaaaaataattcaatcaattatattaatgaaatacgtaaaataatatgtaaaaatgagtatatatagaatttttgtattattttttcaccCAAAATACCCGTATGAGCCGTGTTTGCTCGAGATATGGTAGCTTTCTTCCTTAATCGATATCCATCAAATTTTCCTCCTCCACTGTGAGCTGGAGGTGAGGAGATTATACGGTAGGCCTAGAGGAAACATTTAAAACGTATAATATGAAAGAGACTACTATCGGTGCCAACTATAGCAATAAACTAAGGCTAACTAGCTACCTGCCTTAGATAAAAATTCAGAGAGCTTGGTTCTTAATTCCCTTTAGTACAAGGCCCTGGCCAAAATACAACGTCTTTTTAAATACCGGTTAATGTAGTGTTATTATAGCCGTGATACTGTTCATCCGGAGGTATTTTGAGTAAAATGAACTTTATTTtagttaggattttaattaagttataGTTTAAATACcctttgttgcctcatgttaagaaatttatgaaatttgatgaatttttttcattgtgagttgagttttactcctcttgttttttattgaacttttgaatttatcaaaggtaaattacaACCTTTATGACATTCCTTCTTATAATCTGGATTTTTGAGACAAGTTCTTCAATGAGtctaaattttaacataatctatgttcttgaaatgagttctcatcaagtctagattctccatccattgacttgattttgactttcttgaaagagttttcaaattaattgtagGTTCAAAAGATTCCATTTCTACGAGTTCATATCAATTTCTCTCATCATCAAGCACATATTCATTATCTTACTCAATGCATGATGAAAAAAGCTATTATGCCCACCAATTTTTACCGCTCTACTTGActactttgaaaaaattttatattttatttttacttaataattaaggtattgattttaaatgtattggtgtattttttaattttttaaaaatatttaaatatattaaaaaatatatgtatagaaaaatgaaaaaaaaaattgctaaaaCAACTAGTAGTAACAATGAGCGGCGTCACTCCGGCAGCAGAATAGCACCGCTAATACATGATATTGTTTGAAGAGGAATTTCATGGACCATTATTCATTCAGAGCATACTTTGTAGACATGGATATAATTAATGATAGGGTTGGTAAAAGCGTGGTCATTTTTACATAAACTAGTTGGTCCGTTGGTGTTCATTTACACTCAAGCTTTCATCTTTGCTTGACCACCCCATTCTACCAAACTTTTTTTGACTAGCACGTGGAGACCGAGCTCCGCTAGCTGTAATCAATCTACCTTTCGTGTCATGCCTTCCCAAAAGCTATATATTCTTCCTACTCCGACAACGTGGGATTTTATGAAGAGCTCCTCACAGCAATCCGTTAAAATCATCCAAGGAACGTCATGCGAGCAGcctaattttaattaaactcattttcCAATTGAAGGCTTTGACATCATCCATAAACTCATCTGAGGTTCAACTTCCAAAAGGATGATTACACATTCAGACGCTTATGattaagagagagaaagagagagagataactaTGGTATGTAATAGCCCATTTTACGTACAAAGGAAAGGTACCAACAGCTGATACAAGTTTACAAATTCAAGCCATGAAAAGATAGTGAAACGCTCAGCCAATCCACACTGCatcatttctttcttaatatttgGAATGTCTCCAAAGAAACAAATAGAGAATCCAGACTTGGCTTAGGTAACTGCTTAATTTAAACAACGCCATGGAACATGACACACATACACGCACAAAAAATTTGATCCATTGTCTTTAAGgcctaatatattatattttccaCACTTCTCAAATGTCACTAACACAAGAATAAATCCAATGAATGTATAATAATGTTTACTGCATAAACTGACCTCAACAAACCTAAACTCAATtatataacctttttttttttcttttgcaatatatttttttgtttttttgtctttctgttcaataaagaaaaggagaagaacaaaaaaaaaaaaatcaccagaACGCTCACCCACCAGGAACTGTTAGCCTATTCTTGTAGCTGTGCTCAAGTGAAAGGTAGCACAAGGTATTTCAGCCAGAATTTCTGGAACATTTCAGCCTAGAATAATATGAACACTCAGCGTCCTGTTTTTGCACGTTTCATGCCACTTGAATTGAAAGGAGACACACTACCACTTGGCCCAGGACTCTCTTCTCTGAAATTTGAATTTAGCATAGCTAATTCACGCAACTGCTGCCTCTTAATAAAATCCTGGGACTCATCCTGCGTATTGAAGGTTacgtccaaaaaataaaaaaaaaatggagagttTACATCAAAACGAAGACCAAAACAAGCCactaataagttataaaaactACTGCAACTAATTAACATATGTAAGGAGAATTTAGGGCAGATTACTGCACATAGCTTCTGTAAATAAGATGTCTGCAGGGAATGGGAGCAGCTTATCCAAAGAATTGTTTATACTTACTATAAATCAATTCCTAATggaatgttttcaaagaaaaaaggtGAAAGATAAAGTGTCTTCAACTGAATGCTCGACCTGCAAACAGGCCCTTCCTCACTTCTCACAAGAAAGTGataaatcttaaatatgaaatgAAGGCTTATACCAAAGGTAAAACATAGAGCTTTAATAGATTTAGTATGCCTATTTGGCTTCAATCGCTAAAATAAGACTCTCATCAAATGGCAGATTCCTCTGTGAAGCTATCCTTATCTGAATGCCTCAATTTCCATcagattttccaaaaatatatattgtcatCAAGAACAAGCAAACACGCAGTTGCATTTAAAGGATAAATTTTCAGGATGTGTTgcaaataataatagttttttgttttttccaagtAATAATAATTAGCCATCCACAATACAATTATGtggaatttcaaaataaaaagctATAGGAACTAGTTAGAGATATATACCACAGGTTTGAgtaattcttcaataatttcCTGTGCCTGCCTCAACCTTATATCAACAACACTGGCAGGTAAATCAGCCTCAATTAAAATATGGAGTGGTTCATTCAGGTGCTCATAGCCCGGTCTTCCCCTTAGCTTTTCTTCCTTGAGATTGAAAAGTACAGAACATGCAAATAAATACCAGTCTTAAACGTGAAAAGATCACATAAAAAGTccataaaaattgaattatatttcCATATCAGTTTTGGTTGAATAATTGTTGAGAAACTAGAATTCTAATAGCAGTGCACTACAGGAAGGAGTGGTGTAAGCATGAAGTACCTTGTCTGGATCCTTGATTGAGCCTTTCCCTCTAATGTATACACGGCAGCCTGTTGTAGCTTCCACCCGTTTCAAGGAATTGCCTCGAGGGCCAAGAAGCCGCCCAACAAAGTTGAACTAACACGCATAAAGAAACAAACCATTTGGTGCAACTGGTTTTTAACACAGCGGAACAGATGAAAATATGCAATCAAATTTAACTTCATAAACTAGCATTTTATATAAAGCTCACATTTGGGTAGGTATCAACTGGAATTTCCAAACGCAAAATCCTCTTGACAGTGTATGAGCTAGGGCTCGCAGGTGCACCTTGCCAGTCCATTGTCATTCCAGGGGGTCCACTTAATCTCTATTATGTAATGAAAGGTGCTTAGAACTTAAAATGAAATACGAAACAAGAATGagttaaaaggaaaaattgcATGTGGTTCTCAGATACATTAGGaacattcaataaaaattcatctGTCTGAGCAGAAAGATCGTATGCAGAGTGAACCAGAGAATGTACATGCAGGGTAAGCATGTCAAACAAGCAGCAACCAGCAATAACCCTCCTTGTGGACCATTTACTCCGATTCAGAAAAACATTTAGTATGACCAGTCAAACAACTCATTCTTTGTCTCTTTGCACTTGCAATCTAGTcacatacaaataaaaaataacattaaaaataaaaagagccAATCCTCTGGTGTGCTTATATCACATCTGAAAATCAGGTCGCTCATCAAGTCAAGCACATTCATACAGCTAACTATCCCATTTTCACATCACTTGTGAGCTTCAATTGCAATCTTCAAGCATGCATATACCTTGTAAAAGATCTAACTCCAAGATAAAAAGAGAGGTGAATATTGAaataacttcattttatttgtgCATGTGAATATTACAGAAGGATGTGTATATGCCTTCATCAGTTTAGCATTCATCGCTGCTCATTCAAGATAAACTATATCATCATTTAGCCATCTAATGCAATAACACGTCTCATGAGATGATAGAAGGAGTTGGGGGAAAAGTTGTGAGCCAGCAGAACTGCTGAAATTGAGTATTCTAGGCTGGAGGT
This window harbors:
- the LOC121266101 gene encoding KH domain-containing protein At2g38610 → MSGLYNPNFSPARAASPQIRSTPDVDSQYLSELLAEHQKLGPFMQVLPICSRLLNQEILRVSGMMSNQGFGDFDRLRHRSPSPMASSNIMSSVTGTGLGGWNGLPPERLSGPPGMTMDWQGAPASPSSYTVKRILRLEIPVDTYPNFNFVGRLLGPRGNSLKRVEATTGCRVYIRGKGSIKDPDKEEKLRGRPGYEHLNEPLHILIEADLPASVVDIRLRQAQEIIEELLKPVDESQDFIKRQQLRELAMLNSNFREESPGPSGSVSPFNSSGMKRAKTGR